The nucleotide sequence CAGACGTTGCAACAAAACTTGGTATTTCTTTTGTCATAAAAGTTATTAGATTAACTGACTCCGGACATTATTAGATATGATCAAAGCGTTCAATTCCTTATTTAACGATATTTTGGTTCGCTATGAAACATTATTTGCATCGTCACACTATCGGGAACTTACCACGGACCTCTTGAAAACTACAGGTGTCATATACTATTGATATTGGTATCGGTATCAGTTTTGGTAATACCCATATTAGTTATGAGGAAACAAAAGAGCCTGGAATGGtgtgatttttttaatcaacatcattgtccatatttatatagttatatataaagttaaatacATTGATTCGTCGTTGTAACGTCATGCATGCtaataaattggacctcgttattttagtactGTAAATACTGTGttgtaatgtctttttttttacaattcctTTTATCTTTTCTACGACTTTCTTAATATGCccttttttaataattgaaataccattgttttgaaaaaaacgTCTTTGTATTATAAATTGTAAGAATCGCTATTTTGAGTGATATCGAAGTATTGTATGACCACAGCTATAATAATAACACAAGGATAATAATGTTTTCGATCTTGCTGTATTACCAAAAACAGTATTAACCATCCCAGAAACACgaacaatttatgattatcattTCACCGTGATAACCAACAGATTGTTTTTCACTGGAACGCTTTTAAGAAAAATACTTTTAAGTCCTACACCCTCATACAATTATCGTACCATAATACTCTACATCTAGAAATGTTTGcgaaatttttgttatttttgttaaaattgcgACGTTATGGCAAATTATGTTACCATTGTTTCTTTTCGTGATCAGCAAATCCTGAAACCGCAATAAACAATCTCGCACTTGTGTGCACCATTCGAAAAATGCAATAACAAATGAATGCATAAATTTCTGAATGTACCGATTACCTTATACACAAAAATCCTTCCAAATCCTACTTCAGATCAGCTTTTAGCAATTGAAATACGACTAAATTATATATTCTCTGACAAGTTCACCCTATATTATTAAAAACTGTTTTCCAATATTACAATACATTCTATCAAAACACAAGTGTCATTATTTTTAGAGTATCAAACCTTTTGGTGAAATCCTAGATAAAAATGTTCTAACTATGTGGACAGTAATGGTTTTTTATCCTTACACAATGCGCTTCGACATAATCAGATGAAAATTAAACTTGGTAAGCTAGTTAATTAGATTTTTGATAAATCAGGTTTTTAATTCATCAGTTGCAACAAAAACCCGGCATATCATCAGTAACGTATTACGTGtcatttaacaaaaatgcatctttataaaaaaaaattcagaaaggaaacattcattttttcttaaattgataAATGACATTTTGATATCAGCAAATACCCTGCATtgttaataataattaattaaacaaaatcaacatAATTTACCATGCGACTGTCTTGCAAGTGAGGGGTTTAACCAGCTAAAAAACCATGTTTAATTCACAATTTTCGACATtagaaaatgcatgtactaattatggaatatgacagttgttttttctcccttcgtttgatgtgtttgggcttttgatttatCAATTTGACTAgggactgtttttaaaagaacatCAGTCCAATAAAACGAATCACAATACTCAATATTTGCAGTGTAAAGACATAACTGTATAAAACAAATGGAAATATTTAAACCAAAATATTATACAAAAGAGAAGAATAACAAACTGTCCTTATTTTTAAAAATCGGTGCTCACTTGCAGACCACTTACAAATACTACAGACTTcaatcaaaaatatatgaaacTTTATGAAACCTGTATTGGTATAtgtttttgtttggttttctaGAGCGTCAGCATCCCTTTTTTTTGTTTACCTTAGCTACATTTCTGTAGTAACAAGCTCAATTTGACCCTGCTTTTCAAATTACGCACGTCTTAATTGCTGGTTCAAGTTACTAAATGGTCATCCTGTTGGTAACCGGACTGTGTCGTTTGACCTTATGGACATATGGTCTAGTACGGTGACTTATATAAGTTTACTTCTATGTCTTTTAGTCTCtcgtggagtgttgtctcattgaaaagtcttatttttataaatgggCAAAAGAAGGTTTGTTAGCGTGATATTCCTCAGAATGACATCTGCCGAGTCCTTCCCAAAGCAGGTTTTCTGGACCTTGTGGTTTGTATTTGATAGTTGTTATACTTTTCGGAAGAGTCGGGTGCTGTTGGTTGATGTAGTCCGTTATTTAATGTAGAACATATTTAGGAATATTGAATCTCATTATAATACATGTCAACACAGATAAGGACAAACATTCGATACGTGCATTTGGGATCCATTTGTTTTGGGAAGGTCCCTTACTGTTACTCCGATTCATGATGCGACCGataatttatgaatgtaaactcaTAGTGGACAACATTGTCAAATTGCATTAAGTATACTTAAATGAAAAAATTTCTTCATAACCTTGATGtaacataaaaatgacaacagACAATCCATCATACGACAAATTGTTCATTTCAAAAAACCATCCAGGAAATAGTGTTTTTTAAGTTACATTTTAGGCTCATTATTGATAGtttgatagaaaaagagaaaTACGGCAACGACCATTTGATGTGCCAAAACTTATtatcaacaaaatgtttaatgGAGATGAATTTGCTTTTCGTACAACAGCACACATTTGCATTTGTTTAGGTGCTTTTTACATGTTAAAATAGAAAGAGTATGCTATGTACGTAAATAAGACAGTAACCTTTGAAAGTGACATTTATTGCCTTAAGGCTaccaataaaacttttcattacaatatgatttattttaaggtATTACATTTTGACTTGGAAAACAAAGCCACAAGGAAAAAACCAGCTTTGTATACGCATTTCATTtccaataaaacaaaatttcctcTTTCTTATCCAATCATGTAACTTTCTTGTGTATATATAATGGAGGTTGAAATTaaagtaaaatcatacatttatccATAGCAGAGATAAGAACAAACGTAAATATGcacctttgtttttctatttagcTAATATTGCAGACATTtagaaattgtttttaaattgatttaaatttttacttttaaaaatatatttttttcattttattttatttctatccGATGATAAATTATCGTTTATCGTTACATATGGAACACATTCCCGTTTCATAATGTTGCAATGATAATTGTCTATATTTATATGCTTACAGCTGTTTAAGGATTTATGAATTTTCATTGAACAACAGAAATTGTGTAGcaaaacatattttatgatttatataagGAATGAAGATATGCTAAAATACTTTGGAAACATAAACTGTGTTAATCTATAAAGGCCAAACACCGCAGTAAGCAATGATGCGTCCTTCTATGATAATAGTTTTCTGACATTGTCTCCGTTTGAAATCCTTTCGGTATATTTTTTCACGAATGAAGACCTTGAAATGACATATGTTAGTTAGTCTCTTTTTGTAATTTGCTTTAATTTCAGTTTCTGATTTATAACGATTGAACATTCATTAATGATGGATTTCAACGAAAAACTttggaaacagaaaaaaaatctcgAATATCCACTTTACTTTGTATTGATATTTTACAATGTTGTCCAACAAataattttctttcaaatattatcACAAAGATTTATATGTGATGGATGCACTAAGGCACTTGCGCTTGATGCTGGATCCGCTTCTTTTCTGTTCTTCTTTGTGTTGAAGATTAGTGtagtaaatatgtaaatataagtGTCAGAAGATGTGAATAAATTTTAGTATACAAAGGGATTATtagtaagaaaaaaataaaattatttaagaaaatgtaataaaacaCATCTCAAAAAGAAGACTGACGATTGTTTCATCTATTACATATAAGTTTTCTTTTCAACTTTAATAATtaatgaattgatttttttttcagataatgaGGAAAATACTGATCATTTTTGCATCATTACCAGTGTTAGCCCTGTCTCTGGTTGTAGAGGACGATATTCCACCAATGTTACAAGAATGTTACAATCAACACACATATTCCAACTCTTTGGACGAACAGACAAACTGCTTACAAAAATACTTATTCTATCTGTTTGGAAATTCAACACAACAAACATTAGTGGACAAGAATGCATTTGACTGGGTAGACTCGCTTGGTCGAAGTGTGCATCACagattaaaaagacaaacacgatataatacatataatacatataatagaTATAACAATAGATTTCGAAGGCCGATCCCTTCGGTGGACAGAAGACGAGTGAGAAAAGAAATAAGGACATTAACAGACCAGGAAAGACAAGTCTTCTTCGATGCCATAAATGCACTGAAGAATGATAAGGTAAGATTTAAGATACGTTTCCGGTATCCATGTTGACAGTATCACATGCATTCATCGTTAGCTCTAATAAATACGACTGTTCGCCTATTCTACTTAGGTAAATGTTTTTGCTATTCTGGACAATAACGAGACAAACAATGATAAACACGATGTTGTTAAAGTAATAGTGATAGATATCAATCTGTAAAATCGGACCTTTCCTGATTGCCAACCTTCTCGGGTGTGTGTCcgagtcaggaacctgttgttgtCGTCGGTTGCTGACTTCCAtagttttgtttttagttttttttatgtgaattaGAATTTTTCACACCTTCTCATACAATGTAGTAGTGTATAACTCGATGAATGCTATAGTTACATGTCAGGTTTTTTTCACTTGAATATCTTTCTCACATTAAAGAGAACCACCCCTTATTACATTAAGTAACATGGTTAATGCTGTGGTTCTGGGTTTTATTTGAGGGAACGGTGCTATCAAGTTCATCAATACTTTGGTCATGAATGTATTCGAGGAAATTATCAAGAAACACGTTCTTCTACGCACGAATGtcaaaacatttcattttgataatATATCATAGAAATCATATGCATAATTTATTTCTATGATTTGAATGTATGTAACGGTATTTGCATCAGCTGACCAAACTAAAGTCTATTTCGTTTATCTAAAAGCAGTTTAAGTTATTCTATATCGTAttatattgtgtatatttttattttgcagtcAGCGAGCCCAAATCAATATGATGTCCTTGCCTTAATGCACCAAACTTCAGCTCTAACCTCTGCTCATAGAGGTCCTAACTTTCCTAGCTGGCACAGATACTTTCTCCTGATGTAAGTACAAGGAACATACGAAATTTGACTAGATAGGATGATACATTCGTatttaaattttatgaataaaaggtCCAATTTCTGAATTAATTTTCTGTGGTCGATCaacttttctattaaatttttcGTGGATTCTGGTACATCCGTTTGAAGAATTTAAGGATCTGCTGTTTCGACGTTTTCCTTAACACTTTATATTCGTGTCTTTGAATATGGTAACATTTTACTACATTGATTTAAATCAATTAGAATATTACATATCTATGAAAAAATGAAAACGTTTTGTCTATTTGATTAACTAGAgatatcatattttcaataactCTACAAAAAGACATTAAGAAAAGAAGATTCGTTTTCCAAAAAcggaaataaaagaataaaactgttcatggttcataaactttaaagaaattaacagaatattaattttttttgttattatttgctCATTGACGAAATGAATAGGGAATCATATTTTGTGAAACTTGATAAGCACCGCCGGAAAGTCATGAGAGTTTTGCTTAAGATTTTGAGCATAACGTGCACCTACATACTGTAAAGGGAATTTTCTGCATATATGATAATGATAGTAGATACAATAGTTTATTTGATAAATACCAACTTAATGAAAATACAACACAATACACATTTGAAAAACATTGATATCATTTTTAAACCCAGTAGGAACAAATCTATGAAATCATTTTAGCAAACGGACAATGCAGATAAGATAATGTGTATAAAAGCAAAGAGAACTGCATTATTTGCAGCAAATACTAGAAAATTAGAGATGAATCAAAATTTCATATCATAAAACAAATGTTGACTTTGATATAAGTTGATACACTTATTTATCTACTAAATTTGTATCATATGTACCTCGTCCATTACCATCGGTAGGTATCGCACGCAATAAATTATTGTATAAATCTCATCAAAATTCAATAATTGTATATTGAATTAACAGATATCAGCAACTTAATATGATATATGAAACGTTCCTCACTTGTTATAATGTTACGCTCTTCTTTTCCTTCAGTCTCGAAGAAGCCTGTGTCAGAAAGAGAAGTACTTTTGTTCTACCATACTGGGACTCTTCTATAGATTTTAGAATGAGTGATCCATCTGAATCAGTTCTGTGGACAGAAATATTTCTTGGAAATGGGAGAGGTGTAGTATATACTGGTCCATTTGCCATGTGGAGAACACCTACAAATAATACATATTTAAGGCGTGATATTCCAGGCGCAAACAGTTCTCTAATTAATCCAGATACGATAGTTAACGTTTTTAGAAAACGTTATAACAGAGAAATATTAACACCAACAGCGGCAACAGAGGAGGACAATTTGGAAAATCATCATGACGGTGTTCATCGATGGGTTGGAGGTGAAGATGGTCATATGGGCGGTTTAGAGACTAGTCCTCAAGATCCTGTATTCTTTTTGCACCACTGTTATATTGATTATCTTTGGGAAGTATTTAGAGAAAGACAACAGAGACTAGGAATAAATACAGAAGAGGACTATCCAGAAACTACTAACGAAAATCATCACCCAAATAGAATAATGGATAATCTATCTCCACCAAGGACCAATAAATGGGGTTATAGTAATATATTTACAGAACGTAACGGTATATATCGTTATGCCCCAGCACCTACATGTGCCAATAGATGCGGTGGAGCCTACAATGGTTACTTGTTTTGTAACAGAAGAACTGGCCATTGCGAACCTAGAACAAAAAGACAGTTCATAGATATGGGTGGTTTCAGAAATATCGATAGTCCTTACATAAATGACCAACCGATAGTTGCTTCTGCTGGAAATGGCCAAGCGGAACAAGCGGTTACGTTTAGGCCGAGCTCCGAATCGAGATTAACTATCTCAAATCCTGCTCCGTCAATTTCAAGACATTTTGAGCAACACCTTATCGATCCAAGGACAAGAACCACACGCAAAAAGCGATCAATTGCTACATTTGATAACGACAATGTAGCTATACAGTCGTCTTACTATCCTAATCTATTAGCAACAATACCAGTAAAAATTGTTAACACGCATTATTCATCAGGGAACAGCAAGAACTcatttgaaaatgttaattttgtaCAACAAATATCTACCTTAAATGTTTCTTATGAAACTGTAGGCTTTTCGTACAATGGTAATCACACGGGTCATATTATAATTGATGAAAAAACACAGACTGCAGAGTCTACTGTTATGATTGTGTTTAAAAAACCTATGTTCGGTGTGACGACAGCTAACGTGAGAGTTTTTGATTCTTATGGTGGAATATGCAAACCAGAATGTTTTGAACCTGGATCTAAGTTTTATAAGGATTGTTCCGGAGTTTTAAAAATAACAGCAGATTTACCTCTTATGTTTAATGACCTCAGTGAACATATAGAAGATTCTCAAAGACCATACATGATTTTTAATTGCCATAATTAATTACATACAATAACTTGGATGTTCTGTGATAATTTGTGAATTCCATTAAAGCCAGCAAGAGGCTTTTCGTTTCATTGTATATGTATTGTTACTATAAAGAGAAAAACCCGTCGTGCATGAGTTaggttaaaacatttttaaagaatttatcgCTTAATTTTACCTGACTTTGTGAACTGAACCCCGCCTAACCCCCAATAAaagtatatttaacattttagGTCCTCGAttctctttaacttcgtactttatttggccttttaaaaaaaaatattcgagcatcattgatgagtcttttgtagacgattcGCTCGTCTGGcggaaatacaaaatttcaatcgttgtatctttgatgagtttattcattggGAAAAAAAGTTATCTTGATTTTTCAAGATTTcagttataaattattatttctaaTTATTTATTATGGTTGATAATTTATCCatgctaaatatatatatttatttatatagattagaccgttgttttttccgtttgaatgattttacactagtaatgttggggccctttatagcttgttgttctgtgtgagccaaggctccgtgttgaaggccgtacattgacctatagggtttacttttataaattgttatttggatggagagttgtctcattggcactcactgATGACTGTATAGCTACATTGTCGTTATCCTATGTTTATAAATTGAATAATTACGACCATATATTGTAGCGTTACGTTTCTCATTATAACATGTTACTCACTGTTGATTATTAAGTTTACGctcattttgtttgtttggttgATTGCTGTTGttttgtatgtgtgtgtgtttttatAATTTGGCTTTCCAAATATGTTTTATTGTACGAATGTTGATATATAGCTAAAATATGTCTTATTGGTAACCTTGTGCTACATTACTAtgttacatttattataaaacttgtactataaatatgttaatatgtagatttttttgttaatagtcatcatacttttatattttgaattaaataaaattcttcATTTACACATGTGTTTGTTTTAGTCATAAcaaaatttttttatcaaaatattgtatAATGTCAAAcgaacaaaatcaaatgatggaGAACACAAGtgaggattgattgattgatgactGACAAACGTATAGTGGCCTATTTTACATGCACTTTAAAACGTTGATATGGTGGTCAGATATAACTGCAACGAGCTTAGCACAAGACAGATACGCTAAGtagaatttaaacaaacttgttACAAGTTTTGCAGAACGACACATAACTCTTCTTCCTCACGCACAGAAATAAGAATTGTTTGTTTAACCCAAGAACTCCCGAAATCTACCATGATACCACTGTTATTGTATATTTAGAAGTCTAAGGTTGCtttgtctggcgtaaatattaaatttcattccTGGTATATATGGtgatttacaaccactgggtcgatgccactgctggtggagatttatttccccgagggtatcaccagccaagtagtcagcacttctgtgttgacttaagttatcattgatatgtttataattataaattaactgtcaACAAACCtttggtttttttaaatactaaggcttttctacctcaggaatacaTTACATTAGCtctatttgtcaaaacttttaggaatttttggttctcaatgctcttcaactttgtactttatttggcctttttaaattatttggttctagcgtcactaatgagtcttttgcagacgaaacgcgcgtctggcgtaaatataaaatttcattcctgatatctatgatgagtttatttagatcTTTAGGGTATATATTGAATTGATTATAAGTGTTATTTGTGTCGACACTGGCTTGTTATTTGGTTTGTGACGTGCAATTTTATCTCGTAGATGAATAGCGAGCATAgctcacatcttttttttttttttaattcagattGCTATGTTGTACTGATGTTAGTGAGATATAATTTTCGTCACACAAAACTACCAAAATCAT is from Mytilus galloprovincialis chromosome 6, xbMytGall1.hap1.1, whole genome shotgun sequence and encodes:
- the LOC143079700 gene encoding uncharacterized protein LOC143079700; this encodes MRKILIIFASLPVLALSLVVEDDIPPMLQECYNQHTYSNSLDEQTNCLQKYLFYLFGNSTQQTLVDKNAFDWVDSLGRSVHHRLKRQTRYNTYNTYNRYNNRFRRPIPSVDRRRVRKEIRTLTDQERQVFFDAINALKNDKSASPNQYDVLALMHQTSALTSAHRGPNFPSWHRYFLLILEEACVRKRSTFVLPYWDSSIDFRMSDPSESVLWTEIFLGNGRGVVYTGPFAMWRTPTNNTYLRRDIPGANSSLINPDTIVNVFRKRYNREILTPTAATEEDNLENHHDGVHRWVGGEDGHMGGLETSPQDPVFFLHHCYIDYLWEVFRERQQRLGINTEEDYPETTNENHHPNRIMDNLSPPRTNKWGYSNIFTERNGIYRYAPAPTCANRCGGAYNGYLFCNRRTGHCEPRTKRQFIDMGGFRNIDSPYINDQPIVASAGNGQAEQAVTFRPSSESRLTISNPAPSISRHFEQHLIDPRTRTTRKKRSIATFDNDNVAIQSSYYPNLLATIPVKIVNTHYSSGNSKNSFENVNFVQQISTLNVSYETVGFSYNGNHTGHIIIDEKTQTAESTVMIVFKKPMFGVTTANVRVFDSYGGICKPECFEPGSKFYKDCSGVLKITADLPLMFNDLSEHIEDSQRPYMIFNCHN